The Nitrospirota bacterium genome has a window encoding:
- a CDS encoding BrnT family toxin — MEFEFDPRKSKSNKQKHGIDFYEAQELWDDPDFIEIPVKTSDEPRFLVIGTISEKHWSGIITYRTEKIRIISVRRSRKEEVDIYESA; from the coding sequence ATGGAGTTTGAGTTCGACCCCAGGAAAAGTAAAAGCAACAAGCAGAAACACGGTATTGATTTTTACGAGGCGCAGGAATTATGGGATGACCCAGACTTTATTGAGATTCCAGTAAAGACCAGTGATGAACCAAGATTTTTGGTAATAGGAACAATATCAGAAAAGCACTGGTCAGGAATTATTACATATCGGACTGAAAAGATAAGAATTATTTCAGTACGCCGATCCAGAAAAGAGGAGGTTGATATATATGAAAGCGCGTGA
- a CDS encoding transposase has translation MPRIARGVAVRYPHHIVQRGNNREKIFFHDKDKDKYLSLLKKYSEKWGTTILAYCLMSNHVHLLAKPLEEVSLYKMMQGLTLCYTQYVNRTYKRTGRLWESRYHSCIIDKEKYLWAVARYIEQNPMRARIVNRAEEFSHSSARAHINGIKDDVLGEELFTEGQRRDYAKFISSRGSENEMNEIRYYTRTGRPLGSEQFVSKMEKKLQRRFTLKSPGRPKKKKD, from the coding sequence ATGCCAAGGATAGCAAGGGGAGTGGCTGTTAGGTATCCTCATCATATCGTACAAAGAGGAAATAACAGAGAGAAGATCTTCTTTCATGATAAAGACAAAGACAAATATTTGTCTTTATTAAAGAAATATTCAGAAAAGTGGGGTACGACAATCCTTGCTTATTGCTTAATGAGCAATCATGTACACCTATTGGCAAAACCGCTTGAAGAAGTGTCGCTTTATAAGATGATGCAGGGATTAACTCTGTGTTACACGCAGTATGTCAACAGAACATATAAAAGAACAGGAAGACTATGGGAGAGCAGATACCATTCCTGCATAATTGACAAAGAGAAATATTTGTGGGCCGTAGCACGATATATCGAACAAAACCCTATGCGAGCAAGAATAGTGAACAGGGCAGAAGAGTTTTCTCACTCAAGTGCACGGGCACATATAAATGGAATAAAAGACGATGTATTGGGGGAAGAACTATTTACTGAAGGACAGAGAAGGGATTATGCAAAATTTATTAGCTCGCGTGGATCAGAAAACGAGATGAATGAGATAAGATATTATACGAGGACAGGCAGACCATTAGGAAGCGAACAATTTGTTAGCAAAATGGAAAAGAAACTTCAGAGGAGATTCACGTTAAAATCTCCTGGGAGACCGAAAAAGAAGAAGGATTAA